The following nucleotide sequence is from Ornithodoros turicata isolate Travis chromosome 2, ASM3712646v1, whole genome shotgun sequence.
GCGATGCGAGCTCAGTTCGGAAGATCTCGGAGGATAGCCCGTAGGGCGGCAAACAGTAGAGGGATAAAACAGGTCAACGACGTCGTTGCATGGTCACTAATGGCAGATGCTCTGACACGAGAATCTTTCCGCTTAAGTTGCAATTCAGCTACTAGTATAGGGTTCCGCTTGGCCTTCTCAGAGTTGTCGGCCTCACTAATCTTGCGACTAGAAAGTGCACTTGCATATGAGTTCCCTGGACAGGGAGCATTAGTTCGCTGGATGCTCTTATGCTCTCGCTCTGGGCGAGATGACAATGATAAATGGAGATACTCTGGAGTAGCTGCCTTCACGAATTCAGGATTCGGAGGAGCTTCGCTATGTATACGCGGTCTGCCGTGCCGTACTCTCCAGGCGTGGGCGGCGTGGGCGACTCTAGCAACAGCGCAGGCCCCGTACGTGGAAGTGTGACGACCATCGCAGTTTACACATCTTGGCTCACGACGTGCAGTACAGGCCTTGAAATCATGCTCCCCCGCACAAATTTGGAACGTTGACGGCCGCGACAAGTCTTAGCAATGTGACCAAATCTCTGGCATTTGAAGCACTGAATTGCAGGTGCTACATAGTCACTTACAGGGTGTCGAGTAAAGCCTAAGGCTACTTCATGAGGCAACTGTGGCTCTCAATTAGAAATGGTGGCGATTGCTTGTTTGTTAGGCTCTGATGCCGTCGTGACCGCAACGTCACGTCTTCTAAGACAACTGGAGGATAGGATAAGCGACAAGTGAATACCTGACAAGAGTCTCTTCCCCCTTCCTGGTATCCGGCACACATCATGGTGTCGTAGATTTGTTCTCGCCGGCCCTTTCTTTTAAACCACTGCTTACACTCCTCATTAGGCAATACCTCCACGTCTACTCTCTGGAGTATGTTCGGTATGTAGGATTGACCTGGAATAAGTAAAGGCGAGATGCATATGTCGTTAGGGTCACATGTTTCCGACGAAACGAGCTCGTACCTCCCTCCCTCATACATTGCAAACGACATGGCTAATGGGTCATCCGACCGACCCTTCTTTTATTACACCATTCATTTTCACGGACAAGTTAAGATATGGAACGAGGACGGACTATTATGCACAAAATGAAGCTAGCCAATGGCTTCTTGCCTGGAGACCGTGTTGTCGTTCTTGCTTTGTCATTGAGAGCAGCTAAAATGCTCTTCACAGGTCATGTTCTCGCCTTCCGCATTACATTTTACATACAAGTTTTAGCAGAATTTTCAAATACGGGAATTGTAAACCTCAAGCGAAACGCGTTGGTCCGATTGACAAACATCGGATAACACGATTCCCCAAACAATGTTGACGGCCTGCTTTAATCGCTCGCCCAATGAGCCGGAGCGTAAATATGGTGGCGCTGTCATTTCAGCAGAAGTAGAACTTAGAAGCGACAGCAAGCTTTCGGAGCTAGGGAAAACACACTTCGCGTCTGTGGTAACGCGCGACACGAGAAACAGCCTGGAAATTCTGTCAGTACGTACCGTATTTGAGTCTGCCCCATCcggacacagtggctttgtctcCAGTGAAATTCtctcctttttcaggtaagcATATTGGAATGATGTGTTCCCTGAATATAACTGGGTGTGACAATTCCAGCAATGCTATATCGTTCTTGAAGTTCCTCCTGTCAAAGCCTTCGTTGACCACTTTCCGCTTGACAGTGTATTCTTCGTGAGGATACCTCTCCGATGTGTCACGTATGCTGTGCTCTCCTAGCCGAATGCGAAGGTTCGATGCAGGCGTCCTGCGAAGGGTTTCGTGAAGGTTCTTGAGTTACAGTAGAATAGCACATGGTGCAGGTGTTCCAAGTGAGTGAGTGAGGTAGATCAGAAACAAAAGTAGAGACGTAAGGCCGCGCAAGGGCAACCAGCTTGTTTACCTTCTCGAGATATTAGAGGGTTTTACTACTGGTGTAAGCAGGTTTATTCAAAAGCGTTGCGTGCGCACGAAGGTAGCGTTTCCCGTGTTTTAAACATTTCGTGTCTCTAACAGCGTCGTGTCTATTTTACTGTAATCTGTTTCACTTTCGCTCATTTATCATGCCACGCGTTCGGATTACCCCAATCTACGCACCTTTGAGGCGATCTCTCCGAGACAGTTCTTAGGTGCCTCTGCATTCCACGGCCTCCTGGTACACGCCTAGCACTTATGCATCTACCCTGAACAGAAGGTCGAAGTCAATAATGACTACCGATAATCTTATATATGTTTCTCGTTGAACTCCATCAGACCATTTTCCCCCTTCTGctcagtctctctctctcttaatcAATTACGGCATGTTGCCAAGCCAACGTCGTTGTCGGCCATTTTGTAGGTTCATGTACAATAACAGCTAATGACATCATGAGCCATTCAAGATCACGGCACTACATGCCCAATAACAGTCCTTGCTGTGATGTCGAACGTTCGCATGCAACATGGCGTTGACCATCAGGGATCTGAGTTCTAGGCGGAAAAAGAATTACACACAATATTGGTTCCGCACATAATAATCCAGCCCTGCCGCAACTCTCCATGAGAACGGTGATTGATTAAAAACCGTATTTTCCTCGTTTTTCCGCCACAAATGGTATTTTATAGGATACTTGTCGATCCTACCGTTGGTACCTGTTGATACTGTTGATCAGTACCTTTCGCATGACACCCGAACATTCGCGaattaaaggtactataaagcattCGAGGTCGAACCTATGCAATCAGCGTGACGTGAAAGTGCTTGACTCAAAGGctcagcacaacaagtaatatgcgcaggagttAACATTAAGTATTTTTACACGTCGTGTGCAACGAATTTCCGCCATCATGACGCCCACGCGCAGCTCGCGATtcgctcacaaaagtgtagctaTATATATTCGCTTAGCGATATTACATTTTGGAGTTGAGTAACAAACGAGGTTTGAAAAAGTGAGTGAAATCGGTACAAGCGTGGGAGTCAACATGGCGGCTTTgcggcattcgcttctacaaaTGGCGACTCCACCATACACAGAGGGTGCTAGTATTCCGGCAACGAAACTATTCTAGCGACCATAACAAAACGTTGCACATCGAGCCCCTGGTTTGCGTCCTTGACACTATAGCTCTCAGGAGATATCATATCTTTGCGCGAGTCGATGATAATATAGACCTACACGTGGGGCGCTGGGGGCGCCTGTGGTAATATTCTTCGAATAATGATGTTGCATTGTCCGCCAAGTAAAACTTGTTAATAGTGGAGCACTGTGTAGTCGTCCGTCTTGGCTCCATATATATTAAATCCAAGCACAACTGTCCTTTTAATATTAGACCTTTGGGAAAGCAATGTCGTTTGTGAGGAACAAACATTGTCGTgccatttttcctttttttgtgtcaGTACACCTAATCCTGGACGTAGCCTCCATTGTGAACCACTGCTCGCTCCCATCTCTCAGGCATTCTTTCGACGCAATCTCTGTAGAACTTCTCGTCCTCGGATAGAAACTACTCATTGAGAGCTCTGGAGGCATTCCCGCGAGAAGCGAAACATTTGTCCTTAAAATAATTTCGCGTGGGCCGCAACAATTAGTAGTCCGAAGGGGCAAGATCTGGAGAGTACCGGGGAGTGACTCAGAACTTCCCAACTCATTCTGCTTAACAAgcgagaaactgatgttctgaggctggaacaacatagaagggacagatacaaacaaagcctcaaattgcctaagaaatcaacgatgagagatgaaagtcactgaagaggttagccagctgtagggatcgaacccacatcttctggattaccggtccagggctctaccaattgagcttagctaacacgcctcttcagcgactttcggggtgcgtcatctgaagggacgacaaaccagccactcactctcactcaccctcctttcgctcttacattttttgctcactcatacacacattcatacgacggaaaacgacgcaagcggcacctgttgaacaagagagaaactgatgttctgaggctggaacaacatagaagggacagatacaaacaaagcctcaaattgcctaagaaagagagaagaaaaagccTAAGAGAGAAAGCCGGTTAGAGAAAGAGGGTTGAGTCGTAATAAGGGATGCTTGAACGCGGATCAGCTCTTAACCGATGTTGTGGGGCAGCCTACTCTGGAgaggcggctcggtgcacccccGGGGcggagggagaagaggggagaGGAGATATTATGCACTTGACCGGTGTTGGTGAAACTGGCCCCATATAGTCTTTGAACTTcgaaaagaagaagatgacGATGACGTTCCTTTTTCATAACCACCTCTTTTTCGCACAGAAACGAAACGTGAGAAACCAAAGGACGAATTCAAAGTGGCATCGTATCCTATTTCATACCATGCATGCACATTCATGTAGAGTTGTAGTTACTCATTCGTATCCCGTCGCGTGTTCGCACGAGAAGGTAATAAACATCATCAGCTGAAGAACGACAGAACTTCCTACAGACCCTATAATTCGTGGAACTGCTGCTGCCGTAACGGTACTGAGTATGTTCTCACCTGTCCACACAGTGCGCAGCTGTGATCACCCATCTTTCGTGCACCAGTGCACCGCCGCATGATATTTTCTGTGACAGGAGACTTCGCTTTACAACGGCTGCCTGTGAACAATAAGAGCGAGACAGTTCACTGATATAGGCTGTGTCACATTACGTGCAATTCTACTCAATGTTGCTGTTCATTCACAGTTACAGTTCACTACGCCCGTTACTGGCACGTTTATCTTTTGTTAAatggacggtctcgtacagccggtgCGATTcagaaacttagccaaaactagcctcacgagtactgtacacatacaaccatcaaagtttcatccgaaaaaaaaaaaaaaaagtcgacttcgaggaatttgtcgaaacgtgccgtaatagcagacgacgaaacctgggCTTCtgtcatgcatacgtcacgtatgacgtcggcctgcgggtacgtcgtcgttgtcatggtaattgtaacttgcagaagcactttgggttgagtcatcccctttgctctcgaaatggtaCAGTGGATAGAAGGAGAAGTGTACCGGGCGCCATATACACGTCATGCGACAGCGACGCGCAAACCGCAATGACAGTGGACAGGTTCTCGCAGTTCTggcgccgcagagggcgctgcaACCACTAGGCGCGTCGGATCGCGGAAAGCAGTCGCTTACTTGTCAACTCGACGTGTGTTGTTTCAAAGTTTGTTTGTGCAGGTTGCGTCTCTTTTGGTGCTTTTGCTTGTGACCTAGCGAAGTATGGGTATCCAGTCTTCACGGCAGGGTCCGTGCCATCGAGAGGACGAATATGTTTTGTGCTCCAAAGGTGCGTACAAATCGTGCAAGGAAAAGTTCTCGCTGTTCTGACCACCGAAGGAAATTGTCCGCGGAGAAGGGGGAATGCGTAGAGCGCGTAGAAAAAGAACTGACAATTGACTGCGTTGTGTGTGAACGGTACTTCCGGACCTTTCGGCATGTCATTGGCAACGAAAACGTTGAAATTCCGAGGGACAGGACACTGCTAACGGACGATACCGTTCGAGCATTGTTTCCGGACGCGCCGAAGTATTTCACCAAGAAAGTACTGATcaaaacgaaagaaaggaaCCTGGATTCTGCGTGCGCAGGTGCACATCTTCAACCCGTGGTGCATCAACAGTGATGGAAACGATTTTGAAATATCTGTCAAGGTACGGTGCAGGCGCGGATCTAGACTTAATTCAGTTCCAGACttaaacatagggttcaatgggccaatccagcatgcacctggcacttgtccatagcggacccccccccccccccccccccccccacacacacacactcagaaaaatcctagatccgcccctggtacGGTGCATGAAGGAATGGTCAGTGTGGCGCATTAAAAGAAATGATATGAAATTCTCTGTCCAAAATTCTTTTTTGCTGAATACAGACTTATTCCGGACTAGTTACAAAGTGGTTAAGAATTCCTGTTTAGAAAATGTGTACAGTTCGCTCCATAAATCCTGTATCCACTTTTAACCAAGTTTCTGTCTGCTAGATTGGGAGCGAATAGGTCATGGCTATAAGAGCCGTATACTAGCTGTATACGGCAACATCGCGCAGCCGTTTTCAATAACGCGTGGGGTTCGTCAGAGGTGCCCGTTATCCCCAATGCTGTTCGTGTTGTGCATAGACCCGCTGTCACGTAGGCTTGCTGCTTGCCCTGGTATTCGTGGTTTTCCGCTCCCTTGCGGCGGTTCGGTGGTGGTACCtgcgtatgcagatgacattaCACTCTTTCTCAAGGACAGTGATAGCCTGTGTGAAGcgcttcagatttttggcgaGCGTTAGCATTGCCTGTTGCTGGTTTTAGTGGCAACTTCTTGGGCGGTATAGAGCAGTGTCTGTCCCTTCGAATCCTGGGGGTAGTGTTTGACCAACGGGGCGTGGCACAAGAGAACTGGGATTCGCTGCTCCAGGACGTTGAACGCAAGGTGTCGATAACCAGTAGGTTTGACCTACCTTTCCGGGAGCGTGCATACTTGATCAAGAATGTAAGTAACGGCCTGTGCAGTAAGTTGTGGTTCGTATACCGCCCCGCGCTATATGCACTATAGGGTTTCTTCGGTGATTTCACCTTCTTTTGGGGAGGAAGAACAGCTCTTGTTAGACGCGCGGTCCTACAACAGCCGCGATCTCGGGGAGGCTGGAGTCTCCCGTGCATTTCTACTTTTTGTACACTGCTTGccctccgggctgtcctccgTGCGCTGGACGATACCGTGTGCGGCGaacgcgcgcgccgatggccgcgacttcagatttgtgattgtggttggggttgtcctgcgacttttaacttgtctctgaggattaacatagttgttctaaaccaccatgcttgctaCTTCTCAGAAAGCGGATTTTCAcactgagaactgaaagaaaatgtacgaaggttgccgcggtgcccagtaacttctgaaagtcgtctgctcactcCGATGCACTAgtgcgcgcaaaagcagacttCTCTATTCTATCACCACGGAGCGtgctatcacggactttcccgcaggtcGACGTGACCGTTCTTATTGCTGCCAACACAGGTCGCGGCAtactctgcaatctttatcaatttaattcggttgtttaataactgtggcgtgttttgtcgagTAAATTCGCactattccattttcaacaaagggcagtcgaatggtacactttatgagaggggcatcgggtacgagaccgtccgtTTAAAATGCATTCACAAAGGTTGTTGAGCACTGCTAAAGACGTATAACCGGTTCGTGGCTTAGCTTACCTGCCATGGTTGCTGGCCAAACTTGGCATTTTCACCACCAACGACTTTGGAGTTTCGGATGTATGTTTTCCCGCATACTGAAAACAGGATATGGTAAATTCGTCAATACAAAATTGGTTGATTATTTACATTTCGATCAGGGACTAAGTTATGAATGCATGCGACGTGTCTATATTATTACTGTTcattcacacgagcgatattCCCTAGAATACTCCTGCGGAAGATGCGAGAAAcgccatagctttctgctgccactgTAAGCGCTAATTCTCAacgtcatgccttttcgtgccCCGCTAATAACCGTAGAGAAGATCGTACGaatcagccacaagatattccttagcagacgacaggtgtcgtctgctaagtgcccGGTATAGTATACGCCGCTTCGATATTCGAGCACCGTGCGAATCCTCAACATAGCACGCGGCGCACCTTCTGCCCCGTgggcacttttttttcttcccctagaatattccgtggggatgtcGTTCGTATGAATACACGGTTGTACTGTCATGATCCAAAAGCACCAGCAAGATGACTGTCAAGAAACAGTTAGGTAAAAAGCGCATCCCGAGGTACACATATAGGCACTTACAGGCATCCGCAACCATGCCAGCTTTCGATGGCTCTGCGTCCCGTGGAATGCAGCAGCTCCAGACGACGCCACCCTTGCAGAGGTCGACGGGTCGCTTGCCTTGTATCCAACAAGTGAGACCGAAGCCGCAGGAGTAGGCACCGCCTCGGTAGAAGCATTTCTGTGGAAACGCTGTAACGCATCATAGTAGTCATCTTGCTAGTTGGCACTGGTGTAATAACACATAAGCCTGTAACAATGGCAAGCGGTCTGCTGTCGCTCACAGAAAAGTCGACAACACAACTGTATCGGCAGCGATTATATGCTGATTTCGATACTCTTTAGGTCACCATTAATCACGTTGTACGTACCTGCCCGTCGTCAGTCTTTCCTTGTTTTTAAAGAACTTTGTCGCTACCTTCCCTGCCTTAGAAACAACTTTTAAAAAATCCCGGGAGTTTGGAATTCGAGTAACTATTGCAGGACACTCATTTCGGCGTTGTGCCAGCAATAATAGCAAATTATCGCAAATGCAACACACAACAACTAACTTtagagatgatgaatgaggaggttcatcgccatgggcgatactctaccccattgctggtgatgatgtggaGAACAACAATGCAACAAGAGTTCGTATCTCAAAAGTTATGTTGCTTTAGAGCTCACTAAGCGAAACGATAGGAACGGCTAGGTTGCTCCTTGCTAAGTTATCGCGTGTCGTCCGGTTTTCGATTTCTTAGTTTCATCCTGAAGGCGGAACGCGGCCAAGCACCGATCAATCTATTGGGTATCCGTAAGCGTACCACGTTTCTGTtagcgcaacaacaacaacaacaataaatgaagaagtgatgatgacatgggatgttgcCCCggggtagccacaggacactaccccacttcacagtggttaatatgagaggataaATTATGGTGAAAGTGAAGCGGCGACAGGtcagagttctgtttagagctcttcgaagagtccagtggcttgcatgaaagcaaaaagggagcgaagagcccggcactgatgcgcaggggagctccatggggtgggggt
It contains:
- the LOC135384568 gene encoding kallikrein-5-like is translated as MLRQYLQRMPSWTTVSAMGAACFLVTFFVTLSRTEAGLFGGSSGSSESSMLNQGNSSWGPPSWHHGSSINDVWSRRQKTPNKQFDVQTVTTIINVARYLLSFPQKCFYRGGAYSCGFGLTCWIQGKRPVDLCKGGVVWSCCIPRDAEPSKAGMVADALCGKTYIRNSKVVGGENAKFGQQPWQAAVVKRSLLSQKISCGGALVHERWVITAAHCVDRTPASNLRIRLGEHSIRDTSERYPHEEYTVKRKVVNEGFDRRNFKNDIALLELSHPVIFREHIIPICLPEKGENFTGDKATVSGWGRLKYGQSYIPNILQRVDVEVLPNEECKQWFKRKGRREQIYDTMMCAGYQEGGRDSCQGDSGGPLTFKKNERFVLIGLVSWGVQCALPSLPGVYTRVSEYVDWVNIYVKCKAVAQRRRDVPIFLLVRSLRVRVVSLLQRELFELGEGGFVRRWGHHPSVRAVGGLVTITGDPP